In Henckelia pumila isolate YLH828 unplaced genomic scaffold, ASM3356847v2 CTG_80:::fragment_1, whole genome shotgun sequence, one genomic interval encodes:
- the LOC140873609 gene encoding protein transport protein SEC16B homolog isoform X2: MASNPPFLVEDNTDEDFFDKLVNDDDDVDFGITSTSADRVLSDGNESDESKAFSNLNINEFDNSCDVRHDNASNSISNNVDNLISEIKTAKQIEDEGAVEYSRNPLVSENSFEFGNLIGEPKTEDEITEVLSDTTFMSKSSGERLSDATVVSKSSGESGAPGVKEMDWSAFHSDSNKNDGDGFGFGSYSDFFTELGGDNAGDAWGNVGDNLDPGPNVTIGNDKSFHMEDSNSYGQYNEENDFSISANQSTDVQDLNSSQHWESMYPGWKYEPSTGQWYQVDGYDTGASAQAHVDSNLSSTWGLSNAKAEISYFQQTAQSVAGTVPESGKIENVTDWNQASQVSDAKETTSNWNQVSQVSSDTSGVSYPASQDNNGYPPHMVFDPQYPDWYYDTIAQGWFPLESYTASTQSSTKVQDQMNQDGYAVTNTFSQNNDQRMYSTHSQGNNYQDQAFGGQGQEHSWTGSGSFSDYNQQSSKMWQPETVSNIGATSQYGNEQMTNSYTQNLSQVAHGSPQNSFNHGVTGSYYENGAQGPNDFSMGFGSQGFVAGRNLSQQFNDSRINQHSQNGAPSDFTMNQNSINFSQQMIQGTQTSYAPAAGRSSAGRPPHALVTFGFGGKLIVMKDNSSTGNFSYGSQNTTTGSISVLSLQEVVNENNASNNGMGVCYYFQALCRQATPGPLTGGNVGIKELNKWVDERIANPESADMDYRKAENLRLLLSLLKLGCQYYGKLRSPYGTDAVSKESDGPESAVAKLFASAKRNDMQRSQYGAVAQCLQQMPSEGQMQATAAEVQSLLVFGRKKEALQCAKEGQLWGPALVLAAQLGDQFYGETVKQMALQQLVAGSPLRTLCLLIAGQPADVFSADTTAISSMAGVANLPQQPPQFLANGMLDDWEDNLAMITANRTKDDELVLIHLGDCLWKERSDIIAAHICYLVAEASFEPYSDSARLCLVGADHWKFPRTYASPEAIQRTEVYEYSKTLGNSQFVLLPFQPYKLVYAYMLTEVGRISDALKYCQAVLKSLKTGRNPEVETLRHLVSSLEERIKAHQEGGFSTNLAPKKLVGKLLNLFDSTAHRVVGGLPPPAPTAGGSIQGNMNYHQTIGPRVSTSQSTLAMSSLVPSQSMEPISEWAADSNRMSMHARSVSEPDFGRSPRQAQSLKEENSAGEQEKVSAIGRRSRFGSFGFGTQLLQKTVGLVLNRQGRQAKLGDTNKFYYDDKLKRWVEEGAAPPAEEETLPPPPTTAIFQNGTSDYNLKTALQNEISHVNRNPEHGNTSPPDNSSGIPPLPPTSNQYSARGRMGVRSRYVDTFNQGGGNTGNSFQAPAVPSVKPASSPNPKFFVPTPVTSFDPSVDAPVNGMQDNSSTHEHPSTSPSSDTFHSPAPPPSSMNIPRFASMNNISNNGTSDYGSFSTPSRRTASWSGRLNDSFSPPYRPEVKPQVKPLAEVLGIDPSSFMPSDPPIVHSSKHGGNFGDDLHEVEL; this comes from the exons TGAATGATGACGATGACGTGGATTTTGGGATCACTTCCACGTCTGCAGACCGTGTTTTATCGGATGGgaatgaatctgatgaatcaaagGCTTTTTCGAATTTGAATATCAATGAGTTTGATAATAGTTGTGATGTTAGACATGATAATGCTAGCAATAGTATCAGTAACAATGTGGATAATTTAATCTCTGAAATAAAGACAGCAAAACAGATTGAAGACGAGGGAGCTGTGGAGTATAGTAGAAATCCATTAGTGTCGGAGAATTCATTTGAGTTTGGTAATTTGATAGGTGAACCAAAGACTGAGGACGAGATTACTGAAGTTTTATCTGATACAACATTCATGAGTAAGAGTAGTGGCGAGCGTCTTTCGGATGCAACTGTGGTTAGTAAGAGCAGCGGTGAATCAGGGGCACCAGGAGTTAAGGAAATGGATTGGAGTGCTTTTCATTCCGATTCAAATAAGAATGATGGCGATGGCTTTGGCTTTGGATCATACTCAGATTTTTTTACTGAATTAGGTGGCGATAATGCTGGTGATGCATGGGGCAATGTGGGGGATAATTTGGACCCTGGGCCAAATGTTACTATTGGGAATGATAAATCCTTTCACATGGAAGATTCTAATAGTTATGGGCAGTACAATGAGGAAAATGATTTTAGTATAAGTGCGAATCAAAGTACGGATGTGCAGGACTTAAACAGCAGTCAGCACTGGGAGAGTATGTATCCTGGTTGGAAGTATGAACCAAGCACTGGACAGTGGTATCAGGTAGATGGTTATGATACTGGTGCAAGTGCACAAGCTCATGTTGACTCTAATTTATCTTCTACTTGGGGATTATCTAATGCAAAGGCTGAGATCTCTTACTTCCAGCAAACTGCTCAGTCTGTTGCTGGAACTGTGCCTGAGAGTGGTAAAATTGAGAATGTTACTGATTGGAATCAAGCTTCTCAGGTGAGTGATGCAAAAGAAACCACATCAAATTGGAACCAGGTTTCACAAGTAAGTAGTGATACCTCAGGAGTTTCTTACCCGGCTTCTCAAGATAATAATGGTTACCCACCTCATATGGTTTTTGATCCCCAATATCCGGACTGGTATTATGATACTATTGCTCAGGGATGGTTCCCGTTAGAGTCCTACACAGCATCTACTCAGTCGTCTACCAAAGTTCAGGACCAGATGAATCAGGATGGATATGCAGTAACCAATACATTTTCTCAGAACAATGATCAGAGGATGTATAGTACGCATAGTCAAGGTAATAATTACCAAGATCAAGCATTTGGTGGCCAAGGTCAGGAACATAGCTGGACTGGGTCTGGATCGTTCAGCGACTACAATCAGCAAAGCTCAAAAATGTGGCAGCCTGAAACGGTAAGTAATATCGGAGCTACTTCACAGTACGGAAATGAACAAATGACAAATAGCTACACACAGAATTTGTCTCAAGTTGCTCACGGAAGCCCACAGAATTCATTTAATCATGGAGTAACAGGTTCATATTATGAGAATGGGGCACAAGGTCCAAACGACTTTTCCATGGGTTTTGGGTCACAAGGTTTTGTTGCTGGTAGAAACTTAAGTCAACAGTTCAATGACTCTAGAATCAATCAACATAGCCAAAATGGTGCCCCAAGTGACTTCACCATGAATCAGAATTCAATCAATTTTTCTCAGCAAATGATTCAGGGTACTCAAACTTCATATGCTCCTGCTGCTGGAAGGTCTTCTGCAGGTCGTCCTCCGCATGCTTTGGTTACTTTTGGTTTTGGTGGGAAGCTTATTGTGATGAAAGATAATAGTTCTACCGGAAACTTTAGCTATGGAAGTCAG AATACTACGACTGGTTCCATATCAGTTCTCAGCTTACAAGAAGTCGTGAATGAAAACAATGCATCAAACAACGGAATGGGTGTTTGCTATTATTTCCAGGCTCTTTGTAGGCAAGCTACCCCGGGTCCTCTTACTGGTGGAAATGTTGGCATCAAGGAGTTGAACAAATGGGTAGACGAGAGAATAGCTAACCCTGAATCTGCTGATATGGACTATAGGAAGGCTGAAAATTTGAGGTTACTTCTCTCACTGCTTAAACTGGGTTGTCAATATTATGGAAAACTTCGATCTCCATATGGTACAGATGCTGTATCGAAG GAAAGTGATGGTCCTGAATCAGCTGTTGCCAAGCTTTTTGCATCTGCGAAGAGAAACGACATGCAGCGTAGTCAGTACGGTGCTGTTGCTCAGTGCTTGCAGCAAATGCCATCGGAAGGACAAATGCAG GCCACTGCTGCTGAGGTTCAAAGCCTTTTAGTTTtcggaagaaagaaagaagctcTGCAATGTGCAAAAGAGGGTCAGTTATGGGGCCCTGCGCTTGTTCTTGCTGCACAACTTGGTGATCAG TTCTACGGGGAAACTGTAAAGCAAATGGCACTTCAACAATTGGTAGCAGGGTCACCTTTGCGGACATTATGCCTGCTAATTGCTGGGCAACCTGCTGATGTCTTTTCTGCAGATACCACAGCCATTAGTAGCATGGCTGGTGTGGCAAATTTGCCTCAGCAACCACCACAG TTTCTCGCGAATGGCATGCTGGATGACTGGGAGGACAATTTAGCAATGATAACTGCAAATAGAACAAAAGATGATGAACTTGTGCTCATTCATCTTGGAGATTGTTTGTGGAAGGAAAGAAGTGAT ATAATTGCTGCTCACATTTGCTATCTAGTTGCTGAAGCAAGTTTTGAGCCATATTCAGACAGTGCAAGGTTGTGTCTTGTCGGTGCAGATCACTGGAAATTTCCACGGACGTATGCCAGTCCAGAGGCTATACAG AGGACAGAGGTATACGAGTATTCAAAAACACTTGGGAACTCCCAGTTCGTCCTACTTCCATTTCAACCATATAAGCTTGTATATGCTTACATGTTGACAGAAGTTGGGAGGATATCTGATGCATTGAA GTACTGTCAAGCGGTACTAAAATCACTTAAGACAGGACGAAACCCAGAGGTCGAGACTCTTAGACATTTAGTTTCATCTTTGGAAGAGAGGATCAAAGCTCATCAAGAG GGAGGTTTCTCCACAAACTTGGCCCCTAAAAAATTGGTCGGTAAATTGCTCAACCTTTTTGATAGTACTGCCCACCGTGTTGTTGGGGGTCTACCACCACCTGCGCCAACGGCTGGTGGCTCTATTCAAGGTAACATGAATTATCATCAAACAATCGGGCCTAGGGTATCAACTAGTCAATCAACATTGGCTATGTCATCATTAGTGCCTTCTCAATCCATGGAGCCTATTAGTGAATGGGCAGCTGATAGCAACAGGATGTCAATGCATGCCAGAAGTGTTTCAGAACCTGACTTCGGTAGAAGTCCAAGGCAG GCTCAGTCATTGAAGGAAGAAAATTCCGCTGGCGAGCAAGAAAAAGTATCTGCAATAGGCAGGAGATCTCGATTTGGTAGTTTTGGTTTTGGAACCCAGCTACTACAGAAGACCGTAGGTTTAGTTCTCAACCGTCAAGGCCGCCAG GCTAAATTGGGTGATACGAACAAGTTTTATTATGACGATAAACTCAAGAGATGGGTGGAGGAAGGTGCTGCACCTCCGGCAGAAGAAGAGACCCTTCCACCACCACCGACTACCGCAATTTTCCAGAACGGAACATCGGATTATAACTTAAAGACTGCCCTGCAAAATGAAATTTCTCATGTGAACAGAAATCCTGAACATGGAAACACAAGTCCTCCAGATAATAGTTCAGGAATTCCACCACTTCCTCCAACCTCCAATCAATACTCTGCCCGAGGAAGGATGGGCGTCCGATCTAG GTATGTCGACACCTTTAACCAAGGTGGTGGGAACACGGGAAATTCATTCCAGGCGCCTGCTGTTCCTTCCGTCAAACCAGCGAGCAGCCCCAACCCAAAATTCTTTGTGCCAACGCCAGTGACCTCGTTTGACCCATCAGTCGATGCTCCTGTAAATGGCATGCAAGACAATTCATCAACTCATGAACATCCTTCCACCTCTCCTTCAAGCGATACATTCCATTCACCTGCACCACCTCCATCATCCATGAACATTCCAAGATTTGCCAGCATGAACAACATCTCGAACAATGGTACAAGCGATTATGGTTCTTTTTCGACACCTTCACGGCGTACAGCATCGTGGAGTGGAAGATTAAATGATTCGTTCAGTCCTCCGTATAGGCCTGAAGTAAAACCTCAAGTAAAACCTCTGGCAGAGGTATTGGGCATCGACCCGTCTTCTTTCATGCCAAGTGACCCTCCTATAGTACATTCGTCAAAACATGGTGGTAATTTTGGAGATGATCTTCACGAAGTGGAACTCTAA